The following nucleotide sequence is from Scleropages formosus chromosome 4, fSclFor1.1, whole genome shotgun sequence.
CTGTTCTAGCGGCACCAGAATGAAGGCATCAATTTAAACAAGATTACATAATAATGCTGGAATAATGACGAAAAAGAAATAGCGTGATCATATGATTCACGTTTGAAGCCCTCAAGTTAACAGAAGCTAAACTGAAATTAAGGTCCAAATAATTTAACGTAGTGACGAAACCACACGTTGCTGTGTGGCGTGTCGCTCGCAAAGGTTTCAAGTGCTTTATGGGCAAATACgaattaaaattatttgcccCATGGGTTGGGCTTGTTTTTAACAGCACCAGTGGCCTTAAAATACTACTTGTGGTATAATTTAGGCCACAGGGCTCGGTGACAGTTTGTTTCCGAAAACAATGAATTATATCTGTTGACTGGACGGTGCTCATCTAGCAACGGTATTCTCATCTGACAGAAGAAGAGGCCGTTGagcttttttgtctgtttttctgagCACAGTTCCCAACTCCACTGAAGCATTGAACGGTAAGTCGCCAAGCCTCCTGCAACAAGTAGCTATCATCTATCTGTGAGTCTAGCACTAATAGTaagaaataaacaatattaTTAGTTCCCTGCTTACCTGCCCTTTCAGTAAATAGATAGATCAGCATGGCGGTGCATTTATTGACGGATATATTACAACTCAATCAACTCACTACAACAAGATTTTTGGTGACCTTATTCAGGCCATTCAGCCTTTTAGAATTAGAAACAATCAATAAAGGACTCTTCAAGCTGTCAATACCATTGATCGGACCGGATTGTTCTTAGGCGCCAAAGAGACCTGAAGTTAACTAAGTGATTTTCATTACTGCATTAGGGGCCGATGTTTCCTCTGATCTGTTACGTTAACACAATCAGTGTCTCAGGCGTGGctttaaaacactttatttgCAATAAATGTCAAGGATCAAAGTGTATGagtgagttttatgcagctggcgTGCAATGTATTCTTTATCTCTATTTAGAGACCCAACTAAACATTAGTGTTGGACGCTGAATTTTGACACACTCCACACAGGTAGGTATGTTTATAAGGGCCATTAGCTACAGGTATTGAGAACTGACAGAAAACGACACAATGCCTTGACCGAGACCCTACCAAACATCTCGCTTTGGGGGGTGCTGCTACTCCTAgcttttacttgttttattCTGGGATTAATTTTGAAAGCAGCAAAATGAGTTCAGGGACTTGATGCTGACAATGATCTGGGTCGTGATGCGCGCAATGGTTTGGATCCCagttctttgtgcttttggtgTTAAAtcttttgaatttatttcccCTTTCCCTTCCAGAATGAGTCAGAAACAAGAGAGAAGGTGTATAGTGCTGATAGCCTGGAGGATGTGGATGAAGCTCTGGATGCAGAGCAAAGGTGGCAAAGGAGAGCGCAGAAACTGAAGGTAAAAATCACCCTTCTCTTACCCCGTTTACTGATTTCCACCTTTCATCCAGAGGGTGTTATTTAGATGGATGCCCAGTGTGTCTCTTTCACCTTAAAGCCACCCTGCGACTGGGTGATGGCTCTGGCCGGAGATGAACATTTCCCCACTTTGGGCCCAGTGTCACCTGggatttcattttcacagcagcagGCCCAATTTCTGCCCGAGTTGTTGAGGCACAATGGAGGCGCCTGAAAAGGAGGCTTCATGGCCCTGTGTGGAATGGAGAAGCGTCATTATTTGGAGCACTTGAGCGGTCGCCTTAATGCTGCCAGGGAGAGGAGTGTAAATATTTTCCCATTAAGATGGTGAAAGCTGGTGTTTGTCAAATCAGATGTATTAGATGCTGAGGCACAGCCGCTAACCtcactgaacatttatttatttatttattgggggGGGTGGCAGCGGCACAGTCCTCCTCGTAACGGTGTCttctgaaaaagagaaaggacAGAAacgtaatattaaaattatttaaatccaCCCGCACTCCAGGCTGTAATGACAGCGGAAAATGCATTATAATGATAGTTGTGGAAGGAAGTAGTTTTTTGTAATTGGATGGGATCATTCGACTGTCCTCCCCACATATGCGGATTTAAAGAGCTCACAGAACAACGCCTTGtatctgcttttaaaaattttgagcTTTGCTTGCTGtagagtttttttctttttctttcttttctttttttttttttttttttttactggtgccttttaagactttttttgtcGGTTACATGATGATAATCAGTGCTTTTTGGTTCTTtgaaatattattcattttaatcattttagaTGTGGTTCATTATCAAGGatttcatctattcatttataGTAAGTGGTtgaattaaatttgtttattattgtgctattattttttttgcctcaCAGCTAACATTTTTCCTGCCATAACCCAGAAATGAAGGCAAAGCAAACCTTCAATTTATTCAGGCCACTTGAGTTAATGTGAATATTTATGCTCCATCAGCTGAGCACACATGATAAACCTGTTCCTTTCTCATGACAGCTAGCTCAGGGCTGCAGTGCCAAGAAAGGGCAGAAGGCAGAAAGAAACAATCATAATCCAGCGCAAGACAGGAGACAGAATCTCCCAAGATCCTTGGCACACGAGGACAGGAACGGAAAGAGAGTCAGTCCAGTGTCGGACGCGTCTCAGTGGTCCAAAGCGTCTGCTCCGGCTCTGCAACCGAAGTGCCTGCAGGGGACTCCCactgtgaacctgaacatcaacGTCAACACGCCTTCTGACATCATGTCTTTCTTGGACCAGCAAACCTCAGAGCACAGTGTCTCCACCTCTCACAACCCCGTGTTGAGGGCCAGGCCTCCAGGCATCTACCACTTACCAACAGTGGGCTCTCATTTGAACCTCTGGCTTGCCCCATCTCAGGTGGTCCCGTACTACAACCCCAGACTGGCGCAACAGATTCCCGCCCTCCCTTCCTCAGATCAAGGTGCAGACCAGCAGAATCTGGAAAGACAGAATTTCCGAGGTGGACGCAGTGGAGGGTTGCTTTTGCCGGACCAGGGTAATCCCTCATTTGTGAGCATGGATCCAACCAAGGCAAGGTGGGCAGTTTTTTCGGGTCACTTGTTCTATTGTACGGTATGTAATGGTTGTACAACAAGTGAAACTGAACCATATAACTACACACAATTACTTAAGTCTTTTCCCAAAAGACAGCAAGATAAAACTCTGTCCATTATGCTTATAATGACTGAAATATGTACATTCAGCCGATTGCCTGACTACAtctgggtggcacggtggcacagcgagtagtgctgctgtcttacagtgactgggtggtgggagagggcatgggttcacTCTCTGCTCgttgtgtgtggagtttacatgttttccccatgtctgtgtgggttagggtcagggttttctggtttccttccacaatctgaagacatgctgttcaggttcccccatagtgtgtgagtgacacagaaagagtgtgtttcactgatgtgtggatgagtgatccattgtaagtagtgtatctagcagtgtaagtcaccttgagtgAATGAAGTATGGGCTGATACTgctacacagtgttcattggaagtcactttggagaaaagtatctgtcaagtgaataaatgtatggtGGTGAACTTCTTCTCCATGCACCAGGGGCCTTCCTGCAAAATGGCAACATGCTGTTGAGCAAGTCGTCTACCAGGACCTGGGCAATCAGCGCATTATGCAACAATATAAGAGCTGTTTGCTGAGTCCTGGCCTCACACCCCCGAGCTCAAGGCTTTACCAAGTGCTGCCCCCTATCGGGCAGACAGCGGGAAGCAGCGCTGAACCGAGCAGCCAGAGATCCGGGCAGCGAGTGAACAGCCTTCGGCGGAGCGTCTCAGAGGGCTACCTTGCAAAATTGGAGAAGCAAAAGCAGCTTAAGGAAAGAGCTGCATACAAGGTTTTTGTCTCTCTCCTCTTTTATCTACatgttttggaaaaacaaatatctTTCTGTGCAAATCATTCAGTTCAAACTCtcgaaaatgtaaaaaaagcaaTAACTTTTACTTGAGTTTTAATTTAAGTTCTAATTAAGTAGCAAACTTTTAGTGAGTGTGCTGGTTcatttgctgtcattgctgtgtTCATCGTATTTCTATGTGCACTAAAAAAGAgcagtgaaatgtaaaataacaagCAGTAATAAAAACACCTATGTCTGTAGTGAGAAATAATGTCCTGTAATTAACTCCTTTCTGCTTAAATGATTAAAGGGGCTTTTAGTGCCAACCTGCACAtcaatttcattttgtaattaatataatatgcCACTAATTGCCATGAGATGATGACATAAGACATGGTCACAAAGACTTATTCCAAACCTATTAGAAAGTAAGGGGATCAGAGAAAAGCTGGTTATTTCGGGTGCAGGCTTGGTAAGATGCCAATTTGCACTTAATGttggtctctgtctctctctctggccgGAGAGCGCCGTAGTCCCCCATAGCTGTAATGTGATTTTAATATGAACGCTTCAGTACCAGTTAATGCTAAAGCACACAGACCACAAACTGTCCAGCAGCTctatttatttctaaatataaTTGCCTGTGTATAGAAATGCAGCCCTTTTCTAGCCCAGTTGGAGCTGTTACCTAGAGTGGCTCGCAGCGCTGACAAACCATGATAAAATTACTCTGGAATATGTCCGTTTTTTGATACTCAGATTCTGAATACAGTGCCTGATGTCCTCCCTTCGTGCATGTTGCTGCTTGTACATTTCCCTGCTTTTCTGAAGGAAGGTGACATACATTTATTGAACAGCCTAGTGTGGAGAGGCATAAAAGCATGACCGCATCATTCATCCACTTCTTAACCCTGGTGGAGTGGGGAAGAACTGGGGGGCAGGGATTTTCAGGCATCGTGTCTGACAAGATTTAGGGATAAATTTATGATaatacagacagaaaaaaagcaagTGAAAGGATCTCAAGTGATAGAAATTAGAGcggaaaaagacaaacaaagcTTGGTGGGTCCATGGCAAATGGCTAATTTAAAAGTAGCCTGAGATCTTAGAGAGGAGCCAGTCTGATCTGGAATGATTAGGGCTCTTTTGTCTGGCGCGGCTTGTGTATGGCGGTCCGAGTGCACCTCAGATCGGCCCTGCGGATTTGCTTCTTACCCCGCAGCAGTTGggcagggggtggaggggctCTATTCCGGCCAGTGTGACCCCTGCTAAAGTGTTTGGTACACCACGTCAACATGCAATGCAAGGCAACAAGTTGAAAGTGCTTTCTGCaagtaaatatgtattttaatatgcaCTCAGATTGTTGAAGCTTGGTTTGTGTGTGCCTACATATGTTGTTTAGCACGCTGAAATACATGTGTCAGTGCATACCTTTGCAGGCCTACACCCTAAAAGACTACAAATCCCTACAAAAGGATATTAAACTTGGAGGACTTGGACCAAATTATAAAATATCAGAAGTTACTGTAAGTATGACTTTTagtatcaataaaaaaaattgtgaagaCAAATGAGCTTTTCTTTTGAATGCTAAGTTCACATTACAGAtgcatactgaaaaaaaaattagtttcttTCTGCTTAGATTTCTTATTAGAAAATTAGGCAAATATGAAGATATGATCACGCAAATGATTTCTTACTTGCTTTTTCGAGAATTCTTTCTGTAGTAGAATTCCAGATGTCTAGGTTTTGTGTCAAGGTATTTCTGATACATTTAAGATTGTAATTCTAAAATAATCACAGCAGAATGACACAAATAGCAAACTATTTGGACAAGAGTGTGGTAGATTCGTATattgtatttgttcatttgaacAAAGTGAAAGAACACAGTATTCCAGGGACATTAGTGGGTTGGTGTCAGCAGTTGCCATGTGTGAAGGTCTAGACCACCAGACAAGCTCCAGTGTAGTACCTAAATAGAAGGGCCCTAAAGGATATGTACCACTGTTAATTCATTAAGCTCCCTTTTACCCCCctcaccacaaacacacacctctttttttcaatttgGCCAGGCAGAGAAAATGAGACGACAGAGGGAGTATTCAAATACCATCCGGGAGCAGAACAAGAAGATAGTCAAGGATGCTTCTTTGGTGAGCAGAGATCCAGTGGACAAGGATAACAAGGACATGGTACCCAGGATGAAGGTGAGACAGCAACCTTGTGTAGAGCCAAGTGAATTCTGTGCTTTGCATCTTTGTTCTGTAGATATGAGTGGGATCTAAGCCCCTTTCATGTATTTTTACCAAAGCTTGCTTACTGGGAGCGAAGGCAGCAGCATAGTGTCCCAGACAGGTTTCTGGAAGGATGCTTGTTCATCTATAGTGTGTGATGAAGATAAAAGTGTTggcaaaagtcactttggatgagcagcttaataataataacatcatTAGTGTATTTTTAGTCATGACCAAAGAGACCTCTGAAGATATGTGTTAGTGAATATACCAGTTGCAGTTTTAATTGAAATTGTAAACCCTTATTGTACATCCAAGTAAAAATGTgggtcttttttccccaaggctTTGGAATATGCAAGGAACATTCCAAAGCCCAAGGTGCCCTCTCAGCAGAAGAACAGGGAGGTAACTAAGAAAGAAAGTTTCACTGAGCATGTGCAAAATCTGGAGTACCTAGACATATCCCAGCTGGCCACGCTGGAGATGTTGCGGAAGCGTCATGAAGAAGAAAAGCAGGCCATAGCTCATTTCAGAATCCCACAGCTCATTTAATCCCATGAATCTAACATTCAGTGATAGATGACATGAAATGTGgcggttttttttccactttact
It contains:
- the jhy gene encoding jhy protein homolog — translated: MDTDSIGRKQEEPDTTGGSGENNCGGEEEKDDELYDSLELPALTQEKGISRGISKILPMQQNKVHKISRLGHQADEYADLRYDPNWKLNFEQLYNDRNQLALLESRYFLFREVSEEGLCSEEGDVAGREIEKQRNISRVPAVTFSPGTSEHRLELSSEMPPTPYHPPWREHMVNHTELRGSAHRSPRLAPEGAPDRNHSHEQLVKAHEHFDGTDGRSAGQHQFSEQKYAHDSQTVKNKQEKAGRKAKPLRLLPTVKEARAKRDIVERNKVTLGMNTPKQGSYLWTHENKGEKGYTKKNESETREKVYSADSLEDVDEALDAEQRWQRRAQKLKLAQGCSAKKGQKAERNNHNPAQDRRQNLPRSLAHEDRNGKRVSPVSDASQWSKASAPALQPKCLQGTPTVNLNINVNTPSDIMSFLDQQTSEHSVSTSHNPVLRARPPGIYHLPTVGSHLNLWLAPSQVVPYYNPRLAQQIPALPSSDQGADQQNLERQNFRGGRSGGLLLPDQGNPSFVSMDPTKARGLPAKWQHAVEQVVYQDLGNQRIMQQYKSCLLSPGLTPPSSRLYQVLPPIGQTAGSSAEPSSQRSGQRVNSLRRSVSEGYLAKLEKQKQLKERAAYKAYTLKDYKSLQKDIKLGGLGPNYKISEVTAEKMRRQREYSNTIREQNKKIVKDASLVSRDPVDKDNKDMVPRMKALEYARNIPKPKVPSQQKNREVTKKESFTEHVQNLEYLDISQLATLEMLRKRHEEEKQAIAHFRIPQLI